A genome region from Arachis duranensis cultivar V14167 chromosome 6, aradu.V14167.gnm2.J7QH, whole genome shotgun sequence includes the following:
- the LOC107495759 gene encoding mannose-P-dolichol utilization defect 1 protein homolog 2 — protein MENGSLKLFKWIEIGEIQSERDTNRKKPKKKTESVVKMEKYLSAIGIDVSCALNSLRHGTIPHKDCLLPLISKLLGYAIVAASTTVKLPQIMKILKHQSVRGLSMISFELEVVGYTIALAYCLHKGLPFSAYGELLFLLIQALILVAIIYYYSRPLRTTTWIRALIYCAVAPTILAGQIDPFLFEALYASQHAIFLFARIPQILKNFSNRSTGELSFLTSLMNSAGSMVRVFTSLQENAPKSVVMGSAIGVATNFTILSQILFYQKPRVTEKEKKTK, from the exons atggaaaatggATCCCTGAAACTCTTCAAGTGGATTGAGATCGGAGAGATTCAGAGCGAGAGAGATACGAATCGGAAGAAACCGAAGAAGAAGACTGAGTCAGTTGTGAAAATGGAAAAATATCTGTCTGCCATTGGTATTGACGTCAGCTGCGCGCTCAATTCTCTCCGCCATGGAACCATCCCTCACAAAGACTGCCTCCTCCCTCTCATCTCCAAGCTCCTCGGCTACGCCATCGTCGCCGCTTCCACCACCGTCAAGCTCCCTCAG ATTATGAAGATTCTGAAGCACCAGAGTGTGAGAGGCCTTAGCATGATATCCTTCGAGCTTGAGGTTGTTGGTTATACCATAGCACTGGCTTACTGTCTCCACAAGGGGCTTCCCTTCTCTGCTTATGGGGAACTGTTGTTTCTTTTGATCCAAG CTTTAATTTTGGTTGCCATAATCTACTACTATTCTCGACCTTTGCGTACCACGACATGGATCCGAGCATTAAT ATATTGTGCTGTAGCACCCACTATCTTAGCTGGTCAAATTGATCCTTTTCTCTTTGAGGCTTTGTAT GCATCCCAGCATGCGATCTTTCTCTTTGCCAGAATCCCTCAAATATTGAAAAACTTTTCT AACAGGAGTACAGGGGAGCTCAGCTTCTTAACTTCTTTGATGAATTCTGCAGGTTCAATGG TTAGAGTATTCACAAGCCTCCAAGAAAATGCACCAAAAAGCG TTGTAATGGGTTCCGCAATTGGTGTTGCTACAAATTTCACCATCCTAAGCCAGATATTGTTCTACCAAAAGCCAAGGGTCactgagaaagagaagaaaacgaAATAG
- the LOC107495699 gene encoding uncharacterized protein LOC107495699: protein MESGLPLLHCLLQHTLRNLCSSSTSTSESSSSSSSKWVYAVFWRIVPRNFPPPRWEFGGSALDRSKGNKRNWILVWEDGFCDFNECQHGRSLNERFGAEVFFKMSHEVYNFGEGKENSQFTYKGRRIKQPRAWEFQFNSGIQTVAVIGVREGLVQLGSFNKIAEDLNIVMSIQRKFSYLQSIPGVFAIQRPSYLPIQQQNPYIAKSNFQIMDSNNDMPLSNYNMVINQIGSINNNNNNNNNNNNNNNNNNNSSSRILEEKSNYFSMVAINMMGRNNNNNNNNNSLQDGTQQGTMQQQSLWSGPSTLPNMSCSLGALLSRLPNEVPSCFNPNSQVLETNNRMIINTTTQRVKIEDSGFHLGGDADHKENARS, encoded by the exons ATGGAAAGTGGATTACCCTTGCTTCATTGTCTCTTGCAACATACTCTTAGAAACCTGTgctcttcttcaacttctacttcagaatcttcttcttcttcttcctccaaatGGGTTTATGCCGTTTTTTGGAGAATTGTACCAAGAAACTTCCCTCCTCCAAG GTGGGAATTTGGTGGAAGTGCTCTTGATCGTTCCAAAGGGAACAAAAGAAACTG GATCCTTGTTTGGGAAGATGGATTCTGTGATTTCAATGAATGCCAACATGGAAGGAGCTTGAATGAAAGGTTTGGAGCTGAAGTATTCTTCAAAATGTCTCATGAAGTTTACAATTTTGGAGAAGG aaaagaaaattcacAATTCACATATAAAGGAAGAAGGATTaaa CAACCAAGAGCTTGGGAGTTTCAGTTCAATTCAGGTATTCAG ACTGTTGCTGTCATTGGTGTTAGAGAAGGCTTAGTGCAACTTGGTTCATTTAACAAG ATTGCTGAAGATCTGAACATAGTGATGAGCATACAAAGAAAATTCAGCTACCTTCAAAGCATACCAGGTGTGTTTGCAATTCAAAGACCATCATACTTACCCATCCAACAACAAAATCCATACATTGCAAAATCCAATTTCCAAATCATGGACTCCAATAATGACATGCCTCTCTCAAACTACAACATGGTGATCAACCAAATTGgatcaattaataataataataataataataataataataataataataataataataataataatagtagtagtAGAATACTTGAAGAAAAATCAAACTATTTTTCCATGGTAGCAATCAACATGATGGgaaggaataataataataataataataataatagcctACAAGATGGAACACAACAAGGGACAATGCAACAACAAAGTCTTTGGTCAGGTCCTTCTACTTTGCCAAACATGTCTTGTAGTCTTGGTGCATTGCTATCAAGGCTCCCTAATGAAGTTCCATCATGCTTTAATCCCAACTCTCAAGTTCTTGAAACCAATAATAGGATGATCATCAACACCACAACCCAAAGGGTGAAGATTGAAGACTCTGGATTTCATCTTGGTGGTGATGCTGATCATAAAGAAAACGCTAGGTCGTAA
- the LOC107495781 gene encoding cysteine proteinase mucunain, whose amino-acid sequence MASSFTILLFFFTLFTLSYASDMSIISYDKTHSNTWRTDEEVMAMYEEWLVKHGKKPSNGLLSGESKNRFEIFKDNLRFIDEQNSLPNRTFQLGLNRFADLTNEEYRAKYLGTRMDPNRRMMKAKTRSNRYAPRVGDKLPESVDWRKEGAVVGVKDQGGCGSCWAFSTIAAVEGINKIVTGDLISLSEQELVDCDTSYNEGCNGGLMDYAFEFIINNGGIDSEADYPYTGYDGICDQIRKNAKVVKIDSYEDVPAYDELALKKAVANQPVAVAIEGGGREFQLYVSGVFTGKCGTALDHGVAAVGYGSEGGHEYWIVRNSWGASWGEDGYIRMERNLGNSRAGKCGIAIEPSYPIKNGPNPPNPGPSPPSPVRPPSVCDNYFSCQSGNTCCCLFQFGNACFEWGCCPLEGATCCDDHYSCCPADYPVCDTYRGLCLKNKNNPFGVKALKRTAAKPHWAFNGVSSA is encoded by the exons ATGGCTTCATCCTTCAccatcctcctcttcttcttcactctctTCACTCTTTCATATGCATCAGACATGTCCATAATCTCGTACGACAAAACCCACTCCAACACATGGAGAACCGATGAGGAAGTCATGGCTATGTACGAGGAATGGCTTGTGAAGCATGGAAAGAAACCAAGTAACGGTCTCTTGAGTGGTGAGAGCAAGAATCGGTTCGAGATCTTTAAGGATAACCTCCGGTTCATTGATGAACAGAACAGTTTACCGAACCGGACTTTCCAGCTCGGTCTGAACCGGTTCGCCGATCTGACCAACGAGGAGTACAGGGCTAAGTATTTGGGTACCAGGATGGATCCTAACCGTCGGATGATGAAGGCTAAGACCAGGAGCAACCGATACGCGCCACGTGTCGGGGACAAGTTGCCGGAGAGTGTTGATTGGAGGAAGGAAGGTGCTGTTGTTGGAGTCAAAGACCAAGGAGGATGTG GGAGTTGTTGGGCATTCTCAACAATTGCTGCAGTGGAAGGAATAAACAAGATCGTAACAGGGGATCTGATTTCACTGTCAGAGCAAGAACTTGTGGACTGTGATACATCATACAATGAAGGGTGTAATGGTGGACTCATGGACTATGCCTTTGAgttcatcatcaacaatggtggCATTGACTCTGAAGCCGATTACCCTTACACTGGCTATGATGGCATATGTGACCAAATCAGG AAAAATGCTAAGGTTGTGAAGATTGATAGCTATGAAGATGTTCCTGCCTATGATGAATTGGCATTGAAAAAGGCCGTTGCCAATCAGCCCGTGGCAGTTGCCATTGAAGGAGGTGGCAGGGAATTCCAGTTATATGTATCT GGTGTATTCACAGGAAAATGTGGAACAGCATTGGACCATGGAGTTGCTGCTGTAGGGTATGGGTCAGAAGGTGGGCATGAGTATTGGATTGTGAGGAACTCATGGGGAGCTAGCTGGGGAGAGGACGGTTACATCCGAATGGAGCGGAATCTTGGTAACAGCAGAGCAGGCAAGTGTGGAATCGCCATCGAGCCTTCTTACCCTATTAAGAATGGCCCCAATCCTCCTAACCCCGGACCATCTCCACCGTCGCCTGTGAGGCCGCCGTCGGTGTGTGATAACTACTTCAGCTGCCAATCTGGAAACACATGCTGCTGCCTTTTCCAGTTTGGAAATGCATGCTTTGAATGGGGATGCTGCCCTCTTGAAGGTGCTACCTGCTGTGATGATCACTACAGCTGCTGTCCTGCCGACTACCCCGTTTGTGACACTTACAGAGGTCTTTGCCTCAAG AACAAGAACAACCCATTCGGAGTGAAGGCGTTGAAGAGAACTGCAGCTAAACCTCACTGGGCCTTCAATGGTGTGAGCAGTGCTTAG